The Triticum urartu cultivar G1812 chromosome 5, Tu2.1, whole genome shotgun sequence genome contains the following window.
AATAAGATTTACCCTTTTTTTGCGGGAAAAATCAGGTTTACCCGGCTTCCCTTCGTACAAAGACAAAAAGCAACTTGTCAGTACTTCCTCTGATCCATATTATTTGTCGcccaaatggatgtatctaggcATATTTCAGTGCGAGATACACccgtttgagtgatatgtaagatggatcggagggagtatatctttGCCATTGCCTCATGTATACTAATTATATGGTGTATCCAGCTTCGTTTTGTACTTATAATTGTGAGGAAACATTCACATATATGCCAAATCTGGAATGGGTAGCGATAAAAGGCCAAATTTAAAGCCCAACTTAACGTTGGTACATTCAAAATCGAATTTGCCTATTCCTTTTCTCGATTTGTGTTATGAAGTTTCATTCAAATAATTGTAACATGATACTACTAGGTACTACCAGTTATTATGTACGCCATACACTTTTTCAGACTTTTTAAAAAGTTGTCACAAGTTCAAAAAAAAAACATCTGCAAGGTCTCCTACACATGACTTTGATCATCGTCTTTTTATATAAGTATATGAATGAAAGTATACTACTACTAGAATAATAAACGCAATGAATAACTTACAATGGTCTGTGCCTTGATCTCTTCCACGGTGAGGAGAGGCCGCCCGCCCGCGCCGTCAAGCGAGGCGAGCACGTCGAGGAAGTCGGCAACGTCGCGCCGCTCGCCGGCTTTCCGCAGCAGGCGCCACTCCTCCACCCGTTCCTCGATCACCGGGTCGTGCAGCCGGTTCAGCGTCCTCATCACGCCCCTGACGACCTTCTCGTGGCTGTCCAGGTCGAGGCCGACCAGCGCCGGGAAGTAGTCGGACACGGCGAACGCGTCGAGGTAGCCGAGCACCGAGAACAGCGCGTCCACGTGCTCCTCTTCGTCGGGCCCTGGCGCCCCGACGCCGTCCGGCTGGCTGTCGCGGAAATGCCGCCGCCCCAGGGTGAGCCTCCGGATGAGGTTGCCGCAGAAGTGCCTGGCAACGTGGCGCACGTCGACGACGCCGCCGGCATTGCACTGGACCTGGGCGTGCACCCACCGCAGCATGTGGTCGGCCTCCTCCTCACGGGCGCCGCGGAGGCGGTGCTCGGTGGCCGGGGAGAGGACCTCGGCGGTGAGGACGCGCCGCATCTTCCTCCACTGGTCGCCGTAGGGGGAGATGCTGGCGCTGCGGTAGCCCACGCTGAAGGACTCGGCCGCGAACGTGACCGGCCGGTCCGCGAACACAGCGTCGTTCTTGCGCAGCACCTCGCGGGCCATCGCTGGGCAGGCCACGACGACGACGTGCACGGGGCCGAGGCGCACGCGCACGATCTCCCCGCCGGCGTGCTCCAGCAGGCGGTGCAGCCACCGGAAGACGGGCTTGTTCGCGAGCATCTGGTGCATGTTGCCCAGCACCGGCAGCCCCGCGGGCCCCGGTGGCAGCCCGGCGCGCTTGGGCACGGTGGTCTTGCTGCTCTGGCGCCGCAGGAACGCGAGAAGGAGCACGATGGTGGCAGCCGTTGCGGCT
Protein-coding sequences here:
- the LOC125556280 gene encoding tyrosine N-monooxygenase-like; translation: MEKCSSNATATMPLVNAGAPALAMLAATAATIVLLLAFLRRQSSKTTVPKRAGLPPGPAGLPVLGNMHQMLANKPVFRWLHRLLEHAGGEIVRVRLGPVHVVVVACPAMAREVLRKNDAVFADRPVTFAAESFSVGYRSASISPYGDQWRKMRRVLTAEVLSPATEHRLRGAREEEADHMLRWVHAQVQCNAGGVVDVRHVARHFCGNLIRRLTLGRRHFRDSQPDGVGAPGPDEEEHVDALFSVLGYLDAFAVSDYFPALVGLDLDSHEKVVRGVMRTLNRLHDPVIEERVEEWRLLRKAGERRDVADFLDVLASLDGAGGRPLLTVEEIKAQTIDIMIASVDNPSNAVEWALAEMMNKPELMRKAMEELDAVVGRDRLVQEPDLRSLNYLKACIREAFRLHPYHPLNPPRVAMADTTVAGYSVPRGSQVVLSRVALGRNPRVWADPLEFRPERHLSGDDAAVALSEPELRFVSFSTGRRGCPGIALGTLFTVMLFARLLQGFNWSLPPGVDGVELREAEGSLVLAEPLRLQARPRLPAHLYGPQ